In Mixophyes fleayi isolate aMixFle1 chromosome 11, aMixFle1.hap1, whole genome shotgun sequence, one DNA window encodes the following:
- the ACAD8 gene encoding isobutyryl-CoA dehydrogenase, mitochondrial isoform X1 — translation MAVGFRVGSLLSRCFGNGFLGRTAASRRGVASVIDPSIGLSEEQKEFQKVAFDFASREMTPYMALWDEKEIFPVETMRKAAQLGFGGIYTHPDVGGSGLTRLDTSIIFEALSTGCVSTTAYISIHNMCVWMIDTFGNDEQRHRFCPPLCSMEKFASYCLTEPGSGSDAASLLTSAKRDGDHYVLNGSKAFISGAGDTDVYVVMCRTGSSGARGISCLVVEKGTPGLSFGKKEKKVGWNSQPTRAVIFEDCAVPVMNRLGEEGEGFGIAMRGLNGGRINIASCSLGAAHASVLLTRDHLVVRKQFGEPLAKNQYLQFRLAEMATQLVTARLIVRHAAQALQEGHGDAATLCAMAKLYATDECFKVCNQALQMHGGYGYLKDYAVQQYVRDIRVHQILEGTNEVMRMIVARSLLVG, via the exons ATGGCGGTCGGTTTCAGAGTAGGATCCCTTCTCTCCCGGTGTTTCGGAAATGGTTTTCTCGGGAGGACCGCGGCTTCCCGCAGAGGAGTAGCTTCCGTTATAGATC CCTCCATTGGGCTGAGTGAGGAACAGAAGGAGTTTCAGAAGGTGGCGTTTGATTTTGCCTCCAGAGAGATGACTCCGTACATGGCGCTGTGGGACGAGAAG GAAATATTCCCGGTGGAGACGATGCGGAAGGCGGCTCAGCTCGGCTTTGGCGGAATTTACACGCACCCTGACGTTGGTGGGTCGGGACTCACCCGCCTGGATACCTCCATCATATTTGAGGCCCTGTCAACAGGTTGTGTCAGCACAACGGCGTACATCAGCATCCACAA TATGTGTGTTTGGATGATTGATACGTTTGGAAATGATGAGCAGAGACATCGCTTCTGCCCTCCCCTCTGTAGTATGGAGAAGTTTGCGTCTTACTGTCTGACGGAGCCAG GCAGCGGTAGCGACGCAGCTTCTTTGTTGACATCGGCAAAGAGAGACGGAGACCACTACGTCCTGAATGGATCTAAG GCGTTTATCAGCGGGGCTGGAGACACAGATGTTTACGTGGTGATGTGTCGGACAGGGAGCAGCGGAGCTCGGGGTATCTCCTGTCTGGTGGTGGAGAAAGGGACCCCCGGCCTCAGCTTTGGCAAGAAAGAGAAGAAG GTTGGGTGGAACTCACAACCCACAAGAGCAGTCATATTTGAGGACTGTGCGGTTCCTGTGATGAACCGTCTCGGAGAGGAAGGGGAAGGTTTCGGGATTGCAATGAGAGGGCTAAACGGAGGGAGGATAAACATCG CCTCTTGCTCGCTCGGAGCTGCTCATGCCTCCGTCTTACTCACTCGCGATCATCTTGTAGTGCGAAAACAATTTGGGGAACCCCTCGCTAAAAATCAG tatcTACAGTTCCGACTGGCAGAGATGGCGACGCAGCTGGTGACTGCGCGGCTCATAGTGCGCCATGCGGCCCAAGCACTCCAGGAGGGACACGGCGACGCAGCGACTCTCTGCGCGATGGCCAAGCTGTATGCCACGGACGAGTGCTTTAAG GTCTGTAACCAGGCGCTGCAGATGCACGGAGGGTACGGGTACCTTAAAGATTACGCTGTTCAGCAGTATGTACGGGACATCCGTGTTCATCAGATCCTGGAGG GAACCAATGAGGTGATGAGGATGATCGTAGCTAGAAGCCTTTTGGTCGGGTAA
- the ACAD8 gene encoding isobutyryl-CoA dehydrogenase, mitochondrial isoform X4 has protein sequence MRKAAQLGFGGIYTHPDVGGSGLTRLDTSIIFEALSTGCVSTTAYISIHNMCVWMIDTFGNDEQRHRFCPPLCSMEKFASYCLTEPGSGSDAASLLTSAKRDGDHYVLNGSKAFISGAGDTDVYVVMCRTGSSGARGISCLVVEKGTPGLSFGKKEKKVGWNSQPTRAVIFEDCAVPVMNRLGEEGEGFGIAMRGLNGGRINIASCSLGAAHASVLLTRDHLVVRKQFGEPLAKNQYLQFRLAEMATQLVTARLIVRHAAQALQEGHGDAATLCAMAKLYATDECFKVCNQALQMHGGYGYLKDYAVQQYVRDIRVHQILEGTNEVMRMIVARSLLVG, from the exons ATGCGGAAGGCGGCTCAGCTCGGCTTTGGCGGAATTTACACGCACCCTGACGTTGGTGGGTCGGGACTCACCCGCCTGGATACCTCCATCATATTTGAGGCCCTGTCAACAGGTTGTGTCAGCACAACGGCGTACATCAGCATCCACAA TATGTGTGTTTGGATGATTGATACGTTTGGAAATGATGAGCAGAGACATCGCTTCTGCCCTCCCCTCTGTAGTATGGAGAAGTTTGCGTCTTACTGTCTGACGGAGCCAG GCAGCGGTAGCGACGCAGCTTCTTTGTTGACATCGGCAAAGAGAGACGGAGACCACTACGTCCTGAATGGATCTAAG GCGTTTATCAGCGGGGCTGGAGACACAGATGTTTACGTGGTGATGTGTCGGACAGGGAGCAGCGGAGCTCGGGGTATCTCCTGTCTGGTGGTGGAGAAAGGGACCCCCGGCCTCAGCTTTGGCAAGAAAGAGAAGAAG GTTGGGTGGAACTCACAACCCACAAGAGCAGTCATATTTGAGGACTGTGCGGTTCCTGTGATGAACCGTCTCGGAGAGGAAGGGGAAGGTTTCGGGATTGCAATGAGAGGGCTAAACGGAGGGAGGATAAACATCG CCTCTTGCTCGCTCGGAGCTGCTCATGCCTCCGTCTTACTCACTCGCGATCATCTTGTAGTGCGAAAACAATTTGGGGAACCCCTCGCTAAAAATCAG tatcTACAGTTCCGACTGGCAGAGATGGCGACGCAGCTGGTGACTGCGCGGCTCATAGTGCGCCATGCGGCCCAAGCACTCCAGGAGGGACACGGCGACGCAGCGACTCTCTGCGCGATGGCCAAGCTGTATGCCACGGACGAGTGCTTTAAG GTCTGTAACCAGGCGCTGCAGATGCACGGAGGGTACGGGTACCTTAAAGATTACGCTGTTCAGCAGTATGTACGGGACATCCGTGTTCATCAGATCCTGGAGG GAACCAATGAGGTGATGAGGATGATCGTAGCTAGAAGCCTTTTGGTCGGGTAA
- the ACAD8 gene encoding isobutyryl-CoA dehydrogenase, mitochondrial isoform X2: MSRSVPQWSQRNGFYASIGLSEEQKEFQKVAFDFASREMTPYMALWDEKEIFPVETMRKAAQLGFGGIYTHPDVGGSGLTRLDTSIIFEALSTGCVSTTAYISIHNMCVWMIDTFGNDEQRHRFCPPLCSMEKFASYCLTEPGSGSDAASLLTSAKRDGDHYVLNGSKAFISGAGDTDVYVVMCRTGSSGARGISCLVVEKGTPGLSFGKKEKKVGWNSQPTRAVIFEDCAVPVMNRLGEEGEGFGIAMRGLNGGRINIASCSLGAAHASVLLTRDHLVVRKQFGEPLAKNQYLQFRLAEMATQLVTARLIVRHAAQALQEGHGDAATLCAMAKLYATDECFKVCNQALQMHGGYGYLKDYAVQQYVRDIRVHQILEGTNEVMRMIVARSLLVG; encoded by the exons atgtctcgcagtgtcccccaatggagtcagagaaatggattttacg CCTCCATTGGGCTGAGTGAGGAACAGAAGGAGTTTCAGAAGGTGGCGTTTGATTTTGCCTCCAGAGAGATGACTCCGTACATGGCGCTGTGGGACGAGAAG GAAATATTCCCGGTGGAGACGATGCGGAAGGCGGCTCAGCTCGGCTTTGGCGGAATTTACACGCACCCTGACGTTGGTGGGTCGGGACTCACCCGCCTGGATACCTCCATCATATTTGAGGCCCTGTCAACAGGTTGTGTCAGCACAACGGCGTACATCAGCATCCACAA TATGTGTGTTTGGATGATTGATACGTTTGGAAATGATGAGCAGAGACATCGCTTCTGCCCTCCCCTCTGTAGTATGGAGAAGTTTGCGTCTTACTGTCTGACGGAGCCAG GCAGCGGTAGCGACGCAGCTTCTTTGTTGACATCGGCAAAGAGAGACGGAGACCACTACGTCCTGAATGGATCTAAG GCGTTTATCAGCGGGGCTGGAGACACAGATGTTTACGTGGTGATGTGTCGGACAGGGAGCAGCGGAGCTCGGGGTATCTCCTGTCTGGTGGTGGAGAAAGGGACCCCCGGCCTCAGCTTTGGCAAGAAAGAGAAGAAG GTTGGGTGGAACTCACAACCCACAAGAGCAGTCATATTTGAGGACTGTGCGGTTCCTGTGATGAACCGTCTCGGAGAGGAAGGGGAAGGTTTCGGGATTGCAATGAGAGGGCTAAACGGAGGGAGGATAAACATCG CCTCTTGCTCGCTCGGAGCTGCTCATGCCTCCGTCTTACTCACTCGCGATCATCTTGTAGTGCGAAAACAATTTGGGGAACCCCTCGCTAAAAATCAG tatcTACAGTTCCGACTGGCAGAGATGGCGACGCAGCTGGTGACTGCGCGGCTCATAGTGCGCCATGCGGCCCAAGCACTCCAGGAGGGACACGGCGACGCAGCGACTCTCTGCGCGATGGCCAAGCTGTATGCCACGGACGAGTGCTTTAAG GTCTGTAACCAGGCGCTGCAGATGCACGGAGGGTACGGGTACCTTAAAGATTACGCTGTTCAGCAGTATGTACGGGACATCCGTGTTCATCAGATCCTGGAGG GAACCAATGAGGTGATGAGGATGATCGTAGCTAGAAGCCTTTTGGTCGGGTAA
- the ACAD8 gene encoding isobutyryl-CoA dehydrogenase, mitochondrial isoform X3 codes for MDFTEIFPVETMRKAAQLGFGGIYTHPDVGGSGLTRLDTSIIFEALSTGCVSTTAYISIHNMCVWMIDTFGNDEQRHRFCPPLCSMEKFASYCLTEPGSGSDAASLLTSAKRDGDHYVLNGSKAFISGAGDTDVYVVMCRTGSSGARGISCLVVEKGTPGLSFGKKEKKVGWNSQPTRAVIFEDCAVPVMNRLGEEGEGFGIAMRGLNGGRINIASCSLGAAHASVLLTRDHLVVRKQFGEPLAKNQYLQFRLAEMATQLVTARLIVRHAAQALQEGHGDAATLCAMAKLYATDECFKVCNQALQMHGGYGYLKDYAVQQYVRDIRVHQILEGTNEVMRMIVARSLLVG; via the exons atggattttacg GAAATATTCCCGGTGGAGACGATGCGGAAGGCGGCTCAGCTCGGCTTTGGCGGAATTTACACGCACCCTGACGTTGGTGGGTCGGGACTCACCCGCCTGGATACCTCCATCATATTTGAGGCCCTGTCAACAGGTTGTGTCAGCACAACGGCGTACATCAGCATCCACAA TATGTGTGTTTGGATGATTGATACGTTTGGAAATGATGAGCAGAGACATCGCTTCTGCCCTCCCCTCTGTAGTATGGAGAAGTTTGCGTCTTACTGTCTGACGGAGCCAG GCAGCGGTAGCGACGCAGCTTCTTTGTTGACATCGGCAAAGAGAGACGGAGACCACTACGTCCTGAATGGATCTAAG GCGTTTATCAGCGGGGCTGGAGACACAGATGTTTACGTGGTGATGTGTCGGACAGGGAGCAGCGGAGCTCGGGGTATCTCCTGTCTGGTGGTGGAGAAAGGGACCCCCGGCCTCAGCTTTGGCAAGAAAGAGAAGAAG GTTGGGTGGAACTCACAACCCACAAGAGCAGTCATATTTGAGGACTGTGCGGTTCCTGTGATGAACCGTCTCGGAGAGGAAGGGGAAGGTTTCGGGATTGCAATGAGAGGGCTAAACGGAGGGAGGATAAACATCG CCTCTTGCTCGCTCGGAGCTGCTCATGCCTCCGTCTTACTCACTCGCGATCATCTTGTAGTGCGAAAACAATTTGGGGAACCCCTCGCTAAAAATCAG tatcTACAGTTCCGACTGGCAGAGATGGCGACGCAGCTGGTGACTGCGCGGCTCATAGTGCGCCATGCGGCCCAAGCACTCCAGGAGGGACACGGCGACGCAGCGACTCTCTGCGCGATGGCCAAGCTGTATGCCACGGACGAGTGCTTTAAG GTCTGTAACCAGGCGCTGCAGATGCACGGAGGGTACGGGTACCTTAAAGATTACGCTGTTCAGCAGTATGTACGGGACATCCGTGTTCATCAGATCCTGGAGG GAACCAATGAGGTGATGAGGATGATCGTAGCTAGAAGCCTTTTGGTCGGGTAA